Proteins encoded by one window of Halodesulfovibrio sp. MK-HDV:
- a CDS encoding LysE/ArgO family amino acid transporter produces the protein MPLFFGAAFLLWYGFRAFKSACKPGILTTSSDATRSLRNVVLTTLAVTFLNPHTYLDTVVLMGSLGGQFIGDGRIYFWIGGVCASVIWFGALAFGGQALAPLFRKPSSWRILDGTVCAIMWLIAAGLINQGIALL, from the coding sequence TTGCCACTTTTTTTTGGCGCTGCATTTTTACTCTGGTACGGATTCCGCGCTTTCAAATCTGCCTGCAAACCAGGGATACTGACAACATCTTCAGATGCTACACGCTCTTTGCGAAATGTTGTGCTAACAACACTGGCTGTTACCTTTTTAAACCCGCACACTTATTTGGACACAGTTGTTCTTATGGGTTCACTCGGCGGACAATTTATCGGTGACGGTAGAATTTATTTCTGGATCGGCGGCGTTTGCGCCTCCGTAATCTGGTTCGGCGCTCTCGCATTTGGAGGACAGGCACTTGCACCATTATTCCGCAAGCCTTCTTCATGGCGAATCCTTGATGGCACGGTGTGCGCAATCATGTGGCTAATTGCCGCAGGGCTCATCAATCAAGGAATAGCTCTTTTATAA